In a single window of the Ancylobacter polymorphus genome:
- a CDS encoding DNA polymerase Y family protein, with the protein MHNALRLAALDRAARRAGLAPGLTLADARARVPDLAVLDHDPAADAAFLEEVADDCDRWTPLVALDMPDGVPDGLMLDITGCAHLFGGEAALRARLLAHLQRHGLGALAVIAGTPDAARALARSGKGGVVPPGGEAQAVAGLPVARLGVGAEIVTGLSRAGLKTIGDLAARPGTPLAARFGMDLLTRLARTLGREDVRLVPRRPLPECIAERRFAEPIARTADIEATLALLVDDLALMLEARGEGGRAFEAGFFRTDGAVRRLRIETARPLRDGAALARLWRERIEALADPLDPGFGFDLVRLGVLRAEPLTPAQVSLDGRAVEEEEVAALIDRLSVRLGRERVLRFLQRDTHDPDRASALVPAGGAPAPSPTPPDVLARPLTLFDPPQPVEALAEVPDGPPLRFRWRRVVHEVARAEGPERLAPEWWRQPAAAPTRDYYRVENREGRRFWLFRAGLYGREAAGPAGQPRWFLHGLFP; encoded by the coding sequence GTGCACAATGCGCTGCGCCTCGCCGCGCTCGACCGGGCCGCGCGCCGGGCCGGGCTCGCGCCCGGGCTGACGCTGGCGGATGCGCGCGCCCGTGTACCGGACCTTGCCGTGCTCGACCACGACCCCGCCGCCGACGCCGCCTTTCTGGAAGAGGTGGCGGATGATTGCGACCGCTGGACGCCGCTGGTGGCGCTCGACATGCCCGACGGCGTGCCGGATGGGCTGATGCTCGACATTACCGGCTGCGCGCATCTGTTCGGCGGCGAGGCAGCGCTGCGCGCGCGGCTGCTCGCCCATCTCCAGCGCCATGGCCTCGGGGCGCTCGCCGTCATCGCCGGCACGCCGGATGCCGCGCGGGCGCTCGCCCGTTCCGGCAAGGGCGGGGTGGTGCCGCCGGGCGGGGAGGCGCAGGCGGTGGCCGGCCTGCCCGTCGCCCGGCTGGGGGTGGGCGCGGAGATCGTCACCGGGCTGTCCCGCGCCGGGCTCAAGACCATTGGCGACCTCGCCGCCCGCCCCGGCACGCCGCTCGCCGCCCGCTTCGGCATGGACCTGCTGACCCGCCTCGCGCGCACGCTGGGGCGCGAGGATGTGCGGCTGGTGCCCCGCCGCCCGCTGCCGGAATGCATTGCCGAGCGGCGCTTCGCCGAGCCTATCGCCCGCACCGCCGATATCGAGGCGACGCTCGCCTTGCTGGTGGACGACCTCGCCTTGATGCTGGAGGCGCGCGGTGAGGGCGGGCGAGCCTTCGAGGCCGGCTTCTTCCGCACCGATGGCGCCGTGCGGCGGCTGCGCATCGAAACCGCGCGGCCGCTGCGCGACGGGGCAGCGCTTGCCCGGCTGTGGCGCGAGCGGATCGAGGCGCTGGCGGACCCGCTCGACCCAGGCTTCGGCTTCGATCTCGTGCGGCTCGGCGTGCTGCGGGCCGAACCGCTCACCCCGGCGCAGGTGAGCCTCGACGGCCGCGCCGTGGAAGAAGAGGAAGTCGCGGCGCTGATCGACCGGCTCAGCGTGCGGCTGGGCCGCGAGCGGGTGCTGCGATTCCTTCAGCGTGACACCCATGACCCCGACCGTGCCAGCGCGCTGGTGCCGGCGGGCGGCGCTCCCGCCCCATCGCCGACCCCGCCGGATGTGCTGGCGCGCCCGCTCACTTTGTTCGACCCGCCCCAGCCGGTAGAAGCGCTGGCCGAGGTTCCGGACGGCCCGCCTTTGCGCTTCCGCTGGCGGCGGGTGGTGCACGAAGTCGCCCGCGCCGAAGGGCCGGAGCGGCTCGCCCCGGAATGGTGGCGCCAGCCGGCGGCGGCGCCGACACGCGACTATTACCGGGTGGAAAACCGCGAGGGCCGGCGTTTCTGGCTGTTCCGCGCCGGCCTTTACGGCCGCGAGGCGGCGGGCCCCGCCGGCCAGCCGCGCTGGTTCCTGCACGGCCTGTTTCCGTGA
- a CDS encoding ArnT family glycosyltransferase: MTFFPSSDLRVAPSTGLGSLPLARLVTIAVFAAVAAFIVLTFRDYGISNDEPVQHTYGQLLLAWYASGFTDDRAFHYINLYLYGGLFDLIAAGLEPYVPLPLYEWRHLLSAGFGFVGLIGTWRLATRLGGEGVGVVAVLLLAVTGMYGGAMFTHTKDVPFAAAMVWSLYFITAFAGEMRAVPRWRTMLGLGVAIGCALGLRVGGVFAVLYLAVTLGAAMLLLRDARLFVRLLPRLVVAGLVALAIMAVTWPWSLLPPTNLFKALGAFSHFSFDLKTLINGRLLPIDQLPATYMPEYLFIKLPEVTLFGLLAGLGLAMWALLMRLRAPHTRAGLAATGLSPQHLLLALPLALAILVPIAVAVLTDPPLYNGIRHFLFVLPPVTVLASLGLVGAFHALSRQTRLAGAAFALAALGLFLFNASVLWRLHPYEYVAYNQLVGGTPGAWGRFEGDYWSSSLREAALALRHGMEREKPPAHPYKVSVCAEDVQALTYLGPRFEAVEDWEDADFILTARHVGCDAAPGLPYATVRRMGLAFASVRDQRLRHTPVEVPEQDDDGPDLDAPDVDAPVVSQNGGAQGAGPQVAKAKP; the protein is encoded by the coding sequence GTGACCTTCTTCCCCTCGTCCGATCTCCGCGTCGCCCCGTCCACCGGACTGGGCTCCCTCCCGCTGGCCCGCCTTGTCACTATCGCCGTCTTCGCGGCGGTGGCGGCCTTCATCGTCCTGACCTTTCGCGACTACGGCATCAGCAATGACGAGCCGGTGCAGCACACCTATGGTCAGCTGCTGTTGGCCTGGTATGCGAGCGGCTTCACCGATGACCGGGCGTTCCACTACATCAACCTCTATCTCTATGGCGGGCTGTTCGATCTGATCGCGGCCGGCCTTGAGCCCTATGTGCCGCTGCCGCTCTATGAGTGGCGCCATCTGCTGTCGGCCGGCTTCGGCTTTGTCGGCCTGATCGGCACATGGCGGCTGGCGACCCGCCTTGGCGGTGAGGGGGTCGGGGTGGTGGCGGTGCTGCTGCTTGCCGTCACCGGCATGTATGGCGGGGCGATGTTCACCCACACCAAGGACGTGCCCTTCGCCGCCGCCATGGTGTGGAGCCTGTATTTCATCACCGCCTTCGCGGGCGAGATGCGGGCCGTGCCGCGCTGGCGCACCATGCTTGGCCTCGGCGTGGCGATCGGCTGCGCGCTGGGGCTGCGGGTTGGCGGGGTGTTCGCGGTTCTCTATCTCGCCGTGACCCTCGGCGCGGCGATGCTGCTGCTGCGGGATGCGCGCCTGTTCGTGCGGCTGCTGCCCCGCCTTGTGGTCGCGGGTCTGGTCGCGCTCGCCATCATGGCGGTGACCTGGCCCTGGTCGCTGCTGCCGCCGACCAACCTTTTCAAGGCGTTGGGCGCGTTCAGCCATTTCAGCTTCGATCTCAAGACGCTGATCAATGGTCGGCTGCTGCCGATCGACCAGCTGCCGGCGACCTATATGCCGGAATATCTCTTCATCAAGCTGCCGGAGGTGACGCTGTTCGGCCTGCTGGCCGGGCTTGGGCTGGCGATGTGGGCGCTGCTGATGCGCCTGCGCGCGCCGCATACCCGCGCAGGTCTGGCCGCCACCGGCCTGTCGCCGCAGCACCTGCTCCTCGCTCTGCCGCTGGCGCTGGCGATCCTGGTGCCGATTGCGGTTGCGGTGCTCACCGATCCGCCGCTTTACAACGGCATCCGGCATTTTCTCTTCGTGCTGCCGCCGGTGACGGTGCTGGCCTCGCTCGGACTGGTCGGCGCCTTCCACGCGCTGAGCCGGCAGACGCGGCTGGCCGGGGCGGCGTTCGCTTTGGCGGCGCTGGGGCTGTTTTTGTTCAACGCGTCGGTGCTCTGGCGCCTGCACCCTTACGAATATGTCGCCTATAACCAGCTCGTCGGCGGCACGCCGGGGGCGTGGGGACGCTTCGAGGGCGACTATTGGTCGTCGAGCCTGCGCGAAGCAGCTCTGGCGCTGCGCCACGGCATGGAGCGCGAGAAGCCGCCGGCCCATCCCTATAAGGTTTCGGTCTGCGCCGAGGACGTGCAGGCGCTGACCTATCTTGGTCCGCGTTTCGAAGCTGTGGAGGACTGGGAGGACGCCGATTTCATCCTGACCGCGCGCCATGTCGGCTGCGATGCCGCGCCGGGCCTGCCCTATGCGACGGTAAGGCGCATGGGTCTTGCTTTCGCCTCGGTGCGTGACCAGCGGCTGCGGCACACGCCGGTGGAGGTGCCGGAGCAGGACGATGACGGGCCGGACCTCGACGCCCCCGATGTCGATGCGCCCGTCGTTTCGCAGAATGGCGGCGCGCAGGGGGCGGGGCCGCAGGTCGCCAAGGCCAAGCCGTGA
- a CDS encoding GtrA family protein, translating into MSEATMNRKAALVARLRHLLLFAALGGVGTLAQYAVLISLVQSGLAGPVAGSCAGFVVGGLVNYQLGRRLVFRSSKPHGEAMAKFFTVAGIGLALNALLMTLLTGPLATPYLPAQILVTGLLVLWHYAGNALWTFRAAHPARPPTQG; encoded by the coding sequence ATGAGCGAGGCAACGATGAACCGGAAGGCGGCGCTCGTCGCGCGGCTGCGTCATCTGCTGCTGTTCGCCGCGCTCGGCGGTGTCGGCACGCTGGCGCAATATGCCGTGCTCATTTCTCTGGTGCAGAGCGGCCTTGCCGGGCCAGTGGCCGGTTCCTGCGCCGGCTTCGTTGTCGGTGGACTGGTGAACTACCAGCTTGGCCGGCGGCTGGTGTTTCGCTCGTCCAAGCCGCACGGCGAGGCCATGGCGAAGTTCTTCACCGTCGCCGGCATCGGTCTGGCACTGAACGCGCTGTTGATGACGCTGCTCACCGGTCCCCTTGCCACGCCCTATCTGCCGGCGCAAATCCTTGTCACTGGGCTTCTGGTGCTCTGGCACTATGCCGGCAATGCCTTGTGGACATTCCGGGCGGCGCATCCGGCGCGGCCTCCGACGCAGGGGTAA
- a CDS encoding exopolysaccharide biosynthesis protein — protein MLSPPPTDESADARPRAEPDATLRLSEVLSAIAADETRERIAVGDLLKVMRERAFGPLMLIFALPNVLPTPPGTSSVLGAPLVFLTAQLALGWSPWLPPLIARRSIARKDFAAFVSKATPWLARAEKLLRPRLGGLARPPAENIIGVMCFVLALILVLPIPLGNMLPALAISVLALGILERDGVWILAGMAIAVASLGVVSGVVWAFIKAGLYLLHQLIG, from the coding sequence GTGCTGTCCCCGCCGCCCACCGACGAAAGTGCCGATGCCCGGCCGCGCGCCGAGCCGGATGCGACGCTTCGCCTCTCCGAGGTGCTGAGCGCCATTGCGGCCGATGAGACGCGCGAGCGCATCGCCGTGGGCGACCTGCTGAAGGTGATGCGGGAGCGCGCCTTCGGGCCGCTGATGCTGATTTTCGCCCTGCCCAATGTGCTGCCGACCCCGCCGGGCACGTCTTCGGTGCTCGGGGCGCCGCTGGTGTTCCTCACCGCTCAGCTGGCTCTTGGCTGGTCGCCCTGGCTGCCGCCGCTCATCGCCCGGCGTTCCATCGCCCGCAAGGACTTCGCCGCGTTTGTCAGCAAGGCGACGCCCTGGCTCGCCCGCGCGGAGAAGCTGCTGCGGCCGCGTCTCGGCGGGCTGGCGCGCCCGCCGGCCGAGAACATCATTGGGGTGATGTGCTTTGTGCTGGCGCTGATCCTGGTGCTGCCGATCCCGCTCGGCAACATGCTGCCGGCGCTCGCCATCAGCGTGCTGGCGCTCGGCATCTTGGAGCGCGACGGGGTGTGGATCCTCGCCGGCATGGCGATCGCCGTGGCGTCGCTCGGCGTCGTCTCCGGCGTCGTCTGGGCCTTCATCAAGGCCGGCCTGTACCTGCTGCATCAGCTGATCGGCTGA
- a CDS encoding glycosyltransferase family 2 protein: MMTASPRWPGLISIVVPVYNEARCLAALHARLCAVLDAYPGLQREFVFVDDGSRDGSFELLAALGAQDPAIKALRFARNFGKESAMAAGLRAAVGDIVVLMDSDLQHPPEVIPEMIERWRGGAQMVTAVRRSRRTDPLGRRLFSRGFYHFFHALCEVEIPEGAGDFRLFDRRVVDAINALPERNRFMKGITSWVGFRQEEVEFEVAERAGGVSSFNTLRLLRYAVDGLSSFSMVPLRVWSLAGVILAGLSGLYGVYLLGEALVFGVRTPGFPTIMVSMLFVSGVQLISLGVIGEYVGRIFTEVKRRPLYLIADEIGFAPPAALPAASLHAEIRTAPALVPEGFAS, encoded by the coding sequence ATGATGACAGCTTCTCCTAGGTGGCCGGGCCTGATCTCGATCGTGGTGCCTGTGTATAATGAGGCGCGCTGCCTGGCGGCGCTGCATGCGCGCCTGTGCGCGGTGCTGGATGCCTATCCCGGCCTGCAGCGGGAGTTCGTCTTCGTCGACGACGGCAGCCGCGACGGCAGCTTCGAGCTGCTGGCGGCGCTGGGCGCGCAGGACCCCGCCATCAAGGCGCTGCGGTTTGCCCGGAACTTCGGCAAGGAGTCGGCGATGGCCGCCGGGTTGCGGGCGGCGGTGGGCGACATCGTGGTGCTGATGGATTCTGACCTGCAGCACCCGCCGGAGGTCATCCCCGAGATGATCGAGCGCTGGCGCGGTGGCGCGCAGATGGTGACGGCGGTGCGCCGCTCGCGCCGCACCGATCCGCTGGGGCGCCGGCTGTTCTCGCGCGGCTTCTATCATTTCTTCCACGCGCTGTGCGAAGTCGAGATTCCCGAGGGCGCGGGCGATTTCCGCCTGTTCGACCGCCGGGTGGTCGACGCCATCAACGCTCTGCCCGAGCGTAACCGCTTCATGAAGGGCATCACCAGCTGGGTCGGCTTCCGCCAGGAAGAGGTCGAGTTCGAGGTCGCCGAGCGCGCCGGCGGGGTGAGCTCGTTCAACACGCTGCGCCTGCTGCGCTATGCTGTCGACGGCCTCTCCTCCTTCTCCATGGTGCCGCTACGCGTGTGGTCGCTCGCGGGCGTCATCCTCGCCGGCCTGTCGGGGCTTTACGGTGTGTATCTGCTGGGCGAGGCGCTGGTCTTCGGCGTGCGCACGCCCGGCTTCCCCACCATCATGGTCAGCATGCTGTTCGTCTCCGGCGTGCAGCTCATCAGTCTCGGCGTCATCGGCGAATATGTCGGGCGCATCTTCACCGAGGTGAAGCGTCGTCCGCTCTATCTCATCGCCGACGAGATCGGTTTCGCCCCGCCTGCGGCGCTGCCGGCCGCGTCGCTGCATGCCGAAATTCGGACCGCGCCGGCGCTGGTCCCCGAGGGCTTCGCCTCGTGA
- a CDS encoding DUF983 domain-containing protein, with translation MRGCCPRCGQGRLFDGFLKLAPRCESCGLDYSFADPADGPAFFVICFVCVPAVIFGLWLEVAFQAPYWVHLVTTLPVLLLTCIPPLRPLKGWLVASQYYYKAEEGRLVTGDAPETGSAARD, from the coding sequence ATGCGGGGCTGCTGCCCGCGCTGCGGACAGGGTCGGCTGTTCGACGGCTTCCTCAAGCTGGCGCCACGCTGCGAATCCTGCGGGCTCGACTATTCCTTCGCCGATCCCGCCGACGGGCCGGCCTTTTTCGTCATCTGCTTTGTCTGCGTGCCGGCGGTGATCTTCGGCCTGTGGCTGGAGGTGGCGTTCCAGGCACCCTATTGGGTGCATCTGGTCACCACCCTGCCGGTGCTGCTCCTCACCTGCATTCCGCCGCTGCGCCCGCTCAAGGGCTGGCTGGTCGCGAGCCAGTATTACTACAAGGCCGAGGAGGGGCGCCTCGTCACTGGCGACGCCCCCGAGACCGGCTCAGCCGCCCGCGACTGA
- a CDS encoding ImuA family protein — protein MSAPMDPIRDVAALRKMLAGLEAERLPGVEQFFSLGAAGPEEGGVRLARGAVHEVQALASADMPAAAGFALALALRALRRDGAGEGRPLLWVRQDMADTEFGRLDAPGLAALGLDPARLILVRASDGAEALRAAGDAVRCAGLGGLLIEIWGTPKALDLTATRRLGLRAASSGVTSFLLHRAAQVMPTAVATRWQVAPAASFPLEGDAPGAPAFHATLLRHRGGEGGRPVEGGDWKLEWDHEACTFRDLDPLSRAVVPVPAGRPDRTAAPEARRGEIVALRRAG, from the coding sequence ATGAGCGCCCCCATGGACCCGATCCGCGATGTGGCGGCGCTGCGGAAGATGCTCGCCGGGCTGGAGGCGGAGCGTCTGCCCGGCGTCGAACAGTTCTTCTCCCTTGGTGCCGCCGGGCCGGAGGAGGGCGGCGTGCGCCTCGCCCGTGGCGCCGTGCACGAGGTGCAGGCACTGGCCAGCGCCGACATGCCGGCCGCCGCCGGCTTCGCGCTGGCGCTGGCGCTGCGGGCGCTGCGCCGCGACGGCGCGGGGGAGGGGCGGCCGTTGCTCTGGGTACGCCAGGACATGGCGGACACCGAATTCGGCCGGCTCGACGCGCCCGGCCTTGCCGCACTCGGCCTTGATCCGGCCCGCCTCATCCTGGTGCGGGCGAGCGACGGGGCGGAGGCGCTGCGCGCGGCGGGGGATGCGGTGCGTTGCGCCGGGCTGGGCGGGCTGCTGATCGAGATCTGGGGCACGCCGAAGGCGCTGGACCTTACCGCGACCCGCCGCCTCGGGCTGCGGGCGGCGTCCTCCGGGGTGACGAGCTTTCTGCTGCATCGGGCGGCGCAGGTCATGCCGACGGCGGTGGCGACGCGCTGGCAGGTGGCACCGGCCGCCTCCTTTCCGCTGGAGGGCGACGCGCCGGGCGCCCCGGCCTTCCACGCCACCTTGCTGCGCCATCGCGGAGGCGAGGGCGGCCGGCCGGTGGAGGGCGGCGACTGGAAACTGGAGTGGGACCATGAGGCCTGTACCTTCCGCGACCTCGACCCGCTATCTCGCGCTGTGGTTCCCGTTCCTGCCGGCCGACCGGATCGAACGGCTGCGCCGGAAGCGCGGCGGGGCGAGATCGTCGCGCTGCGCCGCGCCGGCTGA
- a CDS encoding ChbG/HpnK family deacetylase, producing the protein MFVGRNRGKILKPIVICADDYGLSDGVSTAIEELIERGRLSATGAMTGMPGWKRRASALKALVAHHPADIGLHFTLTGQRALSPARGLARDGRLPEIGPLVLRALAGALPRAALRDELRAQLDAFEDEWGAPPDFIDGHQHAHALPGIRAILIAELTARYGARLPWMRNCTEPALWARQRKLGLRKALIVGTLAAGSAPQAAKAGLATNDSFRGLYGFTAEPPYRTVFRASLAGPGSRVLVHCHPGIVDDELRRLDPLLDPRERELAYFRSEACGEDLARAGVRPARFHETAPTPGSVAGG; encoded by the coding sequence TTGTTTGTCGGCCGGAACAGGGGCAAAATTCTGAAACCAATTGTCATCTGTGCCGATGATTACGGGCTGAGCGACGGCGTCAGCACCGCGATCGAGGAGCTTATCGAACGTGGCCGGCTCTCCGCCACCGGCGCCATGACCGGGATGCCCGGCTGGAAGCGGCGAGCGTCCGCGCTGAAGGCGCTGGTGGCGCACCACCCCGCCGATATCGGCCTGCACTTCACCCTCACCGGCCAGCGCGCGCTCTCACCGGCACGGGGCCTCGCACGGGATGGCCGCCTGCCGGAGATCGGTCCGCTGGTGTTGCGTGCGCTCGCCGGCGCCTTGCCGCGCGCCGCTTTGCGCGACGAACTCCGCGCCCAGCTCGATGCGTTCGAGGATGAATGGGGCGCGCCACCGGATTTCATCGACGGCCACCAGCACGCCCATGCGCTGCCGGGCATCCGCGCCATCCTCATCGCCGAGCTGACGGCGCGCTACGGCGCGCGCCTGCCCTGGATGCGCAACTGCACGGAGCCCGCCTTATGGGCGCGCCAGCGCAAGCTCGGGCTGCGCAAGGCGCTCATCGTCGGCACGCTCGCGGCCGGCAGCGCGCCGCAGGCGGCGAAAGCCGGCCTCGCCACCAATGACAGTTTTCGCGGCCTGTATGGCTTCACCGCCGAGCCACCCTATCGCACCGTGTTTCGGGCGAGCCTTGCCGGCCCCGGCTCGCGGGTGCTGGTGCATTGCCATCCCGGCATCGTCGATGACGAACTGCGCCGGCTCGACCCGCTGCTGGACCCTCGCGAACGTGAACTCGCCTATTTCCGCTCGGAAGCGTGCGGGGAAGATCTGGCCCGCGCCGGTGTGCGGCCGGCCCGCTTCCACGAAACCGCGCCGACACCCGGCTCAGTCGCGGGCGGCTGA